From Vanrija pseudolonga chromosome 1, complete sequence, a single genomic window includes:
- the ump1 gene encoding putative proteasome maturation factor ump1, whose translation MVRTDPTLAKQQHKLTTPQSHRIVPPTVNASNEQYAVSTKSGVHDAFRFGPSSAAQTVAAGNASPLQARLEKWSETQQQLRSTVQRNTFGLSVPLRQAMEVKVVQEELHHPVLLSATPSGMPLGGSHNLHLEILKGTDETLDAPDFMSGGADLREVLDMSAAMERSRGI comes from the exons ATGGTACGTACCGACCCAACACTGgcaaagcagcagcacaagcTGACCACCCCGCAGTCCCACCGCATCGTCCCACCAACAGTCAACGCCTCCAACGAGCAGTACGCCGTGTCCACCAAG TCTGGTGTTCACGACGCGTTCCGCTTCGgcccctcgtcggccgcccaGACCGTTGCTGCCGGCAACGCCAGCCCCCTCCAGGCCCGTCTTGAGAAG TGGTCCgagacgcagcagcagcttcGCTCGACTGTCCAGCGCAACACGTTCGGCCTGTCTGTTCCCCTGAGGCAAGCCATGGAGGTCAAGGTCGTCCAGGAG GAGCTCCACCACCCCGTCCTCCTCTCGGCCACGCCATCGGGCATGCCCCTCGGCGGCTCGCacaacctccacctcgagatcctcaagggcaccgacgagacgctcgacgcgcccgacTTCATGTCTGGtggcgccgacctccgcgaggtgctcgacatGAGCGCAGCAATGGAGCGCAGCCGCGGCATTTAA
- the SPAC4A8.06c_1 gene encoding AB hydrolase superfamily protein, producing the protein MSPFSTGNVVLMATPTVLSAAVEHCASWPARHAKPKDAEALAGSPVGINDLPVNQLRYDAGVKVIRRFLDYSMAHPVEEVQSFSGQEVPDSHGGWHKEWVGIPEATIERAAGLVADHLRTYTRDGDLVGLVGGDKWWQVRGRELEAEWLEVRSRVKPTADAKPKDYTERVKQSHATRANASPAASNSSSSRRGASRRMSWHGFEHLLHRTRRPVKDGSGADVCGDRVLFYVHGGAFFFSSVNLHRYQIQKHAKKAGARAFTPNYRLAPQYPFPCALLDTLAAYLYLIDPPADSPQAPVPPSSIIMMGDSAGANLIVALLVTMRETGVPLPAAANLVSAWCDLTHSMPSINEWGGGDHIINVGYVRPRGTADARFHFKPSLAWPPLPGDGITITDEKGEEQHLDEQIHQYCTNKLITHPLVSVINSGSLGGLCPLYFSAGGAELLRDEIIYLAHKAANPTKYPPSSHTLAEYPSLAAQVDKYPPTHVVLQVFEGACHVAPTLAWTRTARLIIRGSANFNIWAYKYASKKKIDASPQGIHDALCEDLASPPRSATSEAFRDLPPAIAVGMERAASSPATTSSSLSSGPTTPGEPAPPKGHAVMVIEGTQPKWAGRTILAERVSAHGVISAFEPESKVAALNTTLKEKIGFIRAGGPIDNWITKRTEWDARFPKELAHFRGVREADYARAKATGFLTRSLQSESPPRCALVALSDFELAHKVAKSVDAPIGKGKHAVALWAKLAERNGDGNGESEAEGGASHCCRRGSKRGSKKAPVEAAEKEVREEKVAEAAPQQDVTPPSPPPQALPLQRPALPIAVA; encoded by the exons atgtcgccATTCAGCACGGGAAACGTCGTGCTCATGGCCACGCCGACGGTGCTCTCGGCCGCGGTGGAGCACTGTGCGTcctggccggcgcggcacgcaAAGCCaaaggacgccgaggcactCGCCGGGTCGCCAGTCGGCATCAATGACCTGCCCGTCAACCAGCTGCGGTACGACGCAGGAGTCAAGGTCATCCGGCGGTTCCTCGATTACTCGATGGCGCACCCCGTAGAGGAGGTGCAGAGCTTCTCGGGGCAGGAGGTGCCCGACTCGC ACGGCGGCTGGCACAAGGAGTGGGTCGGGATTCCCGAGGCGACgatcgagcgcgccgccggcctcgtggCGGACCACCTGCGGACGTACACCCGCGACGGGGACCTCGtgggcctcgtcggcggggacaAGTGGTGGCAggtgcgcgggcgcgagctcgaggccgagtggcTAGAGGTGAGGTCGAGAGTAAAACCCACGGCTGATGCCAAGCCGAAAGACTACACCGAGCGCGTGAAGCAGTCACACGCGACCCGGGCAAACGCGTCGCCCGCagccagcaacagcagcagcagccggcgcggGGCTAGCAGGCGCATGTCGTGGCATGGCTTCGAgcacctcctccaccgcaCGCGCAGACCAGTCAAGGACGGGTCGGGGGCCGATGTGTGCGGTGACCGGGTCTTGTTCTACGTCCACG GCGGCGCATTCTTCTTCTCCAGCGTCAACCTCCACCGGTACCAGATCCAGAAGCACGCCAAGAaagcgggcgcgcgggcgttCACCCCAAACTACCGCCTTGCGCCGCAGTACCCCTTC CCCTGCGccctgctcgacacgctcgcagCGTACCTATACCTCATTGACCcgccggccgactcgccACAGGCGCCGGTCCCCCCCTCGTCAATCATCATGATGGGCGACTCGGCAGGCGCAAACCTCATCGTCGCCCTGCTGGTCACCATGCGCGAGACGGGGGTTCCGCtgcccgcggccgccaacCTCGTGTCGGCGTGGTGCGACCTCACGCACAGCATGCCGAGCATCAACgagtggggcgggggcgaccATATCATCAATGTTGGGTACGTGCGCCCCCGGGGCACGGCTGACGCCAGGTTCCACTTCAAGCCCAGTCTTGCGTGGCCCCCATTGCCTGGCGACGGGATAACCATCACCGAtgagaagggcgaggagcagcatCTCGACGAGCAGATCCACCAGTACTG CACGAACAAGCTCATCACACATCCCCTCGTGTCGGTCATCAACTCGGGGTCCCTGGGTGGGCTGTGTCCACTGTACTTT tctgccggcggcgccgagctcctccgcgACGAGATCATCTACCTCGCGCACAAGGCGGCGAACCCAACCAAGTACCCGCCATCATCGCACACGCTAGCAGAGTACCCAAGCCTCGCGGCCCAGGTGGACAAGTACCCGCCCACACACGTCGTTCTGCAGGTCTTCGAAGGCGCGTGCCACGTAGCGCCAACATTGGCATGGACACGGACTGCGCGGCTCATCATCCGCGGCAGTGCCAA CTTCAACATCTGGGCATACAAGTACGCGTCGAAGAAGAAAATCGACGCGAGCCCGCAGGGTATCCACGATGCGCTGTGCGAAGACCTTGcgtccccgccgcgctccgccacGTCCGAGGCGTTTCGTGATCTGCCACCAGCGATAGCCGTGGGGATGGAGCGCGCAGCGTCATCTCCCGCTACTACCAGCAGCTCGTTATCATCAGGCCCAACGACCCCGGGagagccagcgccaccgAAGGGGCACGCCGTCATGGTGATCGAGGGCACTCAGCCTAAGTGGGCCGGGCGAACGATCCTTGCGGAACGCGTGAGCGCGCACGGCGTGATATCAGCCTTCGAGCCCGAGTCCAAGGTCGCTGCGCTCAATACAACCCTTAAAGAGAAGATAGGCTTCATCCGCGCGGGTGGGCCGATAGATAACTGGATCACCAAGCGCACGGAGTGGGATGCGCGCTTCCCGAAAGAGCTGGCCCATTTCCGCGGCGTACGCGAAGCCGACTATGCCCGCGCGAAAGCGACAGGATTCCTCACGCGCTCGCTGCAATCCGagtcgccgcctcggtgtgccctcgtcgcgctgagTGACTTTGAGCTCGCGCACAAGGTCGCCAAgagcgtcgacgcgccgattggcaagggcaagcacgccgtcgcgctgtGGGCTAAGCTCGCTGAGCGGAACGGCGATGGGAatggcgagagcgaggcggaggggggtGCGAGCCACTGCTGTAGGAGGGGGTCGAAGCGGGGGTCTAAGAAGGCACCGGTAGAGGCTGCTGAGAAGGAGGTGCGGGAGGAGAAAGTGGCGGAGGCCGCGCCTCAGCAGGACGTgacaccgccgtcgccgccgcctcaggccctccccctccagcGCCCAGCATTACCGATCGCCGTGGCGTAG